Below is a window of bacterium DNA.
GCCGATCTGACCAGCGGCGTCATCGGCTGGTGGGCCACCTATCCGGCCGATCCGGTCGCGGGATTCCTGATCAGCGACTACGTGGGCTGGCACAGCTTCGGCGTGAACGGGCGTGAGGCCGACGATCGCGGCAAGACCTGGCCGCCGGAGTTGATGGCCGACGTGCGGCGCCTGCTGCCCGGACCGGCCGACGTGCCCCTGGCGCAGGTGGCGGCCATGGTCCATCGCGATCCGGCCGAGCTGGTCTTCGCTGCCGACGCCGACCCCTACGCCCACCCGGTGAACCACCTGCGGCAGGCCATGGCCACGAGCCGCGGCTACGTCGACCTGGCCCTGACCGAACTCGAGCGCGGACGGCCCGACCTGCTGGCCGTCTACTTCGAGGGCACCGACGCGGTGATGCATCTCTTCGGCGACCACCAACCGCCCCGCCAGCCCTGGATCGCGGCCGACGAGTTCGCCGCCTACCGGGACGTGGTGGCGGCCTACTGGCGCTGGCAGGACGCGCTGCTGGGCGAGCTGCTGGCCGCCCGCGGACCCGCGACGACCGTCATCGTCGTCAGCGACCACGGCTTCCGCGTGGGCGACGAGCGCCGCAAGGAGGACGCCTTCCACATCGAGACCGCCGACGACGACCACATGCTCGACGGGATCGTGATCATCAGCGGTCCGGAGGTGCGTCCGGGCGCCCGCCTCGAGGACGCCGACATCTACGACGTGGCGCCCACCGTGCTCCACGCCCTCGGCCTGCCCGTGGGCGCGGACATGCCGGGCCGCGTG
It encodes the following:
- a CDS encoding alkaline phosphatase family protein yields the protein MTRFARAVARICRPDTPAPSRRLPRRSAFLSLPAGLPALVLIVLLAGCGADPGPEVWVIGLDGADWDLLDPMIEAGELPHLAALRRQGAWGRLRSEPPLISPVLWTTIATGRSPDTHGVAWFMTENADGGMVPVSSAQRRVRSFWNMAADADLTSGVIGWWATYPADPVAGFLISDYVGWHSFGVNGREADDRGKTWPPELMADVRRLLPGPADVPLAQVAAMVHRDPAELVFAADADPYAHPVNHLRQAMATSRGYVDLALTELERGRPDLLAVYFEGTDAVMHLFGDHQPPRQPWIAADEFAAYRDVVAAYWRWQDALLGELLAARGPATTVIVVSDHGFRVGDERRKEDAFHIETADDDHMLDGIVIISGPEVRPGARLEDADIYDVAPTVLHALGLPVGADMPGRVLTAALDPVAVAARPVRSVVTWETTPFAPGRAPGGDATATANLTSMLRSLGYIAGQDDGGEPAASPAEAVNLATVLLRQGRAREAVDRLR